The proteins below are encoded in one region of Bacillus vallismortis:
- the rnjB gene encoding ribonuclease J2 translates to MKKKNTENVRIIALGGVGEIGKNLYVIEIDSDIFVVDAGLMHPENEMLGIDVVIPDISYLIERADRVKAIFLTHGHDENIGGVFYLLNKLSVPVYGTKLTLALLREKLKQYGHNRKSDLREIHSKSVITFESTKVSFFRTIHSIPDSVGVSFKTSLGSIVCTGDFKFDQTPALNQICDIGEIAKIGNSGVLALLSDSANAERPGHTPSEAAVSGEISDALYNSENRVIVAVFASNINRIQQVIHAASQNGRKIAIAGKNLQSILQLARKLGYIEADDELFISVQDVKKYPKREVAIITAGSQGEPLAALTRMANKAHKQLNIEEGDTVVIASTPIPGQELIYSKTVDLLARAGAQVIFAQKRVHVSGHGSQEELKLMINLLKPTYLIPVNGEYRMQKAHSKIAEETGMKRSDIFLIEKGDVVEFRGQNVKIGDKVPYGNVLIDGLGVGDIGNIVLRDRRLLSQDGILIVVITLDKQKKHLVSGPEIITRGFVYVRESEGLIVQATELVRSIVTEATETSNVEWSTLKQAMRDALNQFLYEKTKRKPMIIPIIMEV, encoded by the coding sequence TTGAAAAAGAAAAATACAGAAAACGTTAGAATTATCGCCCTTGGCGGTGTCGGAGAAATTGGGAAGAACCTTTATGTCATCGAAATTGACTCAGACATATTTGTCGTTGATGCCGGCCTTATGCATCCAGAAAACGAAATGCTCGGTATTGATGTAGTGATTCCTGACATATCATATTTGATTGAACGGGCTGACCGTGTCAAGGCCATCTTTTTAACACATGGGCATGATGAAAATATCGGCGGCGTTTTTTACTTATTAAACAAGCTGTCCGTTCCAGTGTATGGAACAAAACTGACGCTTGCGCTATTAAGAGAAAAGTTAAAACAATACGGACATAACCGAAAATCTGATTTAAGAGAAATTCACTCCAAATCTGTCATTACATTTGAATCGACTAAAGTATCGTTCTTTAGAACAATTCACAGCATCCCTGATTCAGTAGGTGTGAGTTTTAAAACATCACTTGGATCTATTGTATGCACGGGCGACTTCAAATTTGACCAAACACCTGCACTTAATCAAATCTGCGACATTGGCGAAATCGCCAAGATCGGAAATAGCGGCGTGCTCGCCCTGCTATCTGACAGTGCAAATGCGGAACGTCCGGGACATACACCTTCGGAAGCAGCTGTCAGCGGAGAAATTTCGGACGCGCTGTATAATTCAGAGAACCGGGTCATTGTTGCTGTTTTCGCATCTAATATTAACCGGATCCAGCAAGTCATTCATGCAGCGTCTCAAAATGGAAGAAAGATTGCCATCGCCGGAAAAAATCTTCAATCTATCTTGCAGCTGGCAAGAAAGCTCGGCTATATTGAAGCGGATGATGAATTGTTTATTTCTGTGCAGGATGTTAAAAAATATCCGAAGCGTGAAGTGGCCATTATTACTGCCGGCAGCCAAGGTGAACCGTTAGCTGCCCTGACAAGAATGGCAAACAAGGCTCACAAACAGCTGAATATTGAAGAAGGGGATACCGTTGTCATTGCGTCCACACCAATCCCTGGACAGGAACTCATTTATTCGAAAACAGTAGATCTTCTTGCGAGAGCCGGAGCGCAAGTCATCTTTGCCCAAAAGCGTGTCCATGTTTCTGGCCACGGCTCACAAGAAGAGTTAAAGCTGATGATCAATCTGCTTAAACCAACTTATTTAATTCCTGTAAACGGTGAATACAGAATGCAAAAAGCTCATTCGAAAATCGCTGAAGAAACCGGCATGAAGCGCAGTGACATCTTCTTAATTGAAAAAGGAGACGTCGTTGAATTTCGCGGCCAGAACGTAAAAATTGGGGATAAAGTTCCGTATGGCAATGTTTTAATTGATGGTTTAGGTGTCGGCGATATCGGAAACATCGTACTGAGAGACCGCCGCTTGCTTTCACAGGACGGAATCTTAATCGTTGTCATTACACTTGATAAACAAAAGAAACATCTTGTATCAGGACCAGAAATTATCACACGCGGTTTTGTTTATGTAAGAGAGTCTGAAGGCCTTATCGTACAGGCTACTGAACTTGTCCGTTCCATCGTGACAGAAGCGACTGAAACATCAAATGTTGAATGGTCAACGCTGAAGCAAGCGATGCGGGATGCTTTGAACCAATTCCTATATGAAAAAACGAAACGTAAACCGATGATCATCCCAATTATTATGGAAGTATAA
- the dapA gene encoding 4-hydroxy-tetrahydrodipicolinate synthase, whose protein sequence is MNFGNVSTAMITPFDNKGNVDFQKLSTLIDYLLKNGTDSLVVAGTTGESPTLSTEEKIALFEYTVKEVNGRVPVIAGTGSNNTKDSIKLTKKAEEAGVDAVMLVTPYYNKPSQEGMYQHFKAIAAETSLPVMLYNVPGRTVASLAPETTIRLASDIPNVVAIKEASGDLEAITKIVAETPEDFSVYSGDDALTLPILSVGGRGVVSVASHIAGSDMQQMIKNYTNGQTANAALIHQKLLPIMKELFKAPNPAPVKTALQLRGLDVGSVRLPLIPLSEDERLSLSSTISEL, encoded by the coding sequence ATGAATTTCGGAAATGTGTCTACAGCGATGATTACACCCTTTGACAATAAAGGGAACGTAGACTTTCAAAAACTGTCTACACTGATTGATTACTTGTTAAAAAACGGAACGGATTCTTTAGTAGTGGCGGGAACAACTGGGGAGTCGCCAACCCTTTCCACTGAAGAAAAAATTGCGCTTTTTGAATATACGGTAAAAGAAGTAAACGGACGGGTGCCGGTTATCGCGGGTACTGGAAGCAACAACACGAAAGATTCCATTAAGCTGACAAAAAAAGCTGAAGAAGCTGGCGTTGACGCGGTCATGCTCGTTACGCCGTATTACAATAAACCTTCTCAAGAAGGGATGTACCAGCATTTTAAAGCAATTGCGGCAGAAACGTCTCTTCCTGTCATGCTGTATAATGTGCCGGGCCGCACAGTCGCTTCCCTCGCTCCGGAAACAACGATTCGTTTGGCGTCAGACATTCCGAATGTTGTTGCGATTAAAGAAGCGAGCGGAGACCTCGAAGCGATTACGAAAATTGTTGCGGAAACGCCGGAAGACTTTTCTGTCTATTCAGGGGATGACGCCTTGACGCTTCCTATTCTCTCAGTCGGAGGAAGAGGAGTAGTGTCAGTCGCGAGCCATATTGCAGGCTCTGATATGCAGCAAATGATCAAAAATTATACGAATGGGCAAACAGCTAATGCGGCACTGATCCATCAGAAACTGCTGCCGATTATGAAGGAACTGTTTAAAGCGCCTAACCCGGCTCCTGTCAAAACAGCGCTTCAGCTGAGAGGCCTTGATGTCGGATCAGTGCGGCTTCCTCTTATTCCGCTAAGCGAAGATGAACGGCTGAGCTTAAGCAGCACGATCAGCGAACTGTAA
- the dapG gene encoding aspartate kinase: MKIIVQKFGGTSVKDDKGRKLALEHIKEAISEGYKVVVIVSAMGRKGDPYATDSLLGLLYGDQSAISPREQDLLLSCGETISSVVFTSMLLDSGVNAAALTGAQAGFLTNDQHTNAKILEMRPERLFSVLANHDAVVVAGFQGATEKGDTTTIGRGGSDTSAAALGAAVDAEYIDIFTDVEGVMTADPRVVENAKPLPVVTYTEICNLAYQGAKVIHPRAVEIAMQAKVPIRVRSTYSKDKGTLVTSHHSSKVGSDVFERLITGIAHVKDVTQFKVPAKIGQYNVQTEVFKAMANAGISVDFFNITPSEIVYTVAGNKTETAQRILMDMGYDPMVTRNCAKVSAVGAGIMGVPGVTSKIVSALSDKEIPILQSADSHTTIWVLVHEADLVPAVNALHEVFELSK, from the coding sequence GTGAAGATAATTGTTCAAAAGTTCGGCGGAACATCTGTAAAAGATGATAAAGGCCGGAAACTGGCTTTAGAGCATATTAAAGAAGCAATCAGTGAAGGATATAAGGTTGTCGTTATCGTTTCAGCGATGGGCCGGAAAGGAGACCCATACGCAACGGATTCTTTGCTTGGGCTGCTTTACGGCGATCAGTCAGCGATTTCTCCGAGAGAGCAGGATTTGCTTTTATCATGCGGAGAAACCATTTCCTCTGTCGTCTTTACAAGCATGCTGCTTGATAGCGGTGTGAATGCAGCTGCGCTGACAGGGGCTCAGGCTGGCTTTTTAACGAATGATCAGCATACCAATGCAAAAATCCTTGAAATGAGACCGGAGCGTTTATTCAGTGTGCTCGCGAATCATGACGCTGTAGTCGTCGCAGGGTTCCAGGGCGCAACTGAAAAGGGTGATACAACTACGATCGGCAGAGGGGGCAGCGATACGTCCGCAGCCGCACTCGGCGCAGCGGTTGACGCGGAATACATCGATATTTTCACCGATGTAGAAGGTGTGATGACTGCTGACCCAAGAGTAGTAGAAAATGCGAAACCGCTTCCTGTCGTGACGTATACGGAAATTTGCAACCTGGCGTATCAAGGGGCAAAGGTCATTCATCCGCGGGCCGTGGAGATTGCGATGCAGGCCAAGGTTCCGATCCGCGTCCGTTCGACTTATTCAAAAGATAAAGGCACACTGGTGACATCACATCACTCTTCCAAAGTCGGAAGCGATGTTTTTGAAAGGCTAATTACGGGAATTGCCCATGTCAAAGATGTCACGCAGTTCAAAGTGCCAGCGAAAATCGGCCAGTATAACGTTCAGACTGAAGTGTTCAAGGCGATGGCGAATGCGGGAATCAGTGTCGATTTCTTCAACATTACACCTAGTGAAATCGTATATACGGTGGCCGGGAATAAAACAGAAACAGCTCAGCGCATTTTAATGGATATGGGCTATGATCCGATGGTTACGAGAAATTGCGCGAAGGTATCGGCAGTCGGAGCTGGCATTATGGGTGTTCCTGGTGTCACGTCAAAAATTGTTTCGGCTCTTTCAGATAAAGAAATTCCGATTCTTCAATCGGCTGACAGCCATACGACGATATGGGTGCTTGTCCATGAAGCCGATTTAGTTCCTGCTGTAAACGCTTTGCATGAAGTGTTTGAACTTTCCAAGTAA
- the asd gene encoding aspartate-semialdehyde dehydrogenase encodes MGRGLHVAVVGATGAVGQQMLKTLEDRNFEMDTLTLLSSKRSAGTKVTFKGEELTVQEATPESFEGINIALFSAGGSVSQALAPEAVKRGAICIDNTSAFRMDENTPLVVPEVNEADLREHNGIIANPNCSTIQMVAALEPIRKAYGLNKVIVSTYQAVSGAGNEAVKELYSQTQAILDQEEIEPAIMPVKGDKKHYQIAFNAIPQIDKFQDNGYTFEEMKMINETKKIMHMPDLQVAATCVRLPIQTGHSESVYIEVDRDDATVEDIKNLLKDAPGVTLQDDPSQQLYPMPADAVGKNDVFVGRVRKDLDRANGFHLWVVSDNLLKGAAWNSVQIAESLKKLNLV; translated from the coding sequence ATGGGAAGAGGTTTACACGTAGCTGTTGTCGGAGCGACAGGGGCTGTAGGACAACAAATGCTGAAAACACTTGAAGACAGAAACTTTGAAATGGACACACTTACATTGCTATCTTCAAAACGCTCTGCGGGGACAAAAGTCACGTTTAAAGGCGAAGAGCTGACTGTTCAGGAAGCTACTCCTGAGAGCTTTGAAGGGATAAATATTGCTTTGTTCAGCGCCGGTGGAAGCGTATCACAGGCATTGGCACCAGAAGCTGTAAAACGCGGCGCTATTTGTATCGATAATACGAGTGCGTTCCGTATGGACGAAAATACACCGCTTGTTGTGCCTGAAGTGAACGAGGCAGACTTGCGTGAACACAACGGAATCATTGCCAATCCGAACTGCTCTACAATCCAAATGGTTGCGGCCCTTGAACCAATCCGCAAAGCATACGGTTTAAACAAAGTCATCGTATCAACGTACCAGGCGGTATCAGGAGCAGGAAATGAAGCTGTAAAAGAGCTTTACAGCCAAACACAGGCGATTTTAGACCAAGAAGAAATTGAGCCTGCGATCATGCCTGTAAAAGGTGACAAAAAGCACTATCAAATCGCCTTCAACGCGATTCCGCAAATTGATAAATTCCAAGATAACGGCTATACGTTTGAGGAAATGAAAATGATAAATGAAACGAAAAAAATCATGCACATGCCTGACCTTCAAGTAGCGGCTACATGTGTGAGACTGCCAATTCAAACTGGGCACTCAGAGTCCGTCTACATCGAGGTAGACCGTGATGACGCTACGGTTGAAGATATTAAAAATCTTTTAAAAGACGCTCCAGGCGTGACGCTTCAGGACGACCCAAGCCAACAGCTTTATCCGATGCCTGCTGATGCCGTCGGCAAAAATGATGTGTTTGTTGGCCGCGTTCGCAAAGACTTGGACAGAGCAAACGGTTTTCATTTATGGGTTGTTTCTGATAACCTGTTAAAAGGCGCGGCATGGAACTCTGTTCAGATTGCAGAAAGCCTGAAAAAACTAAACCTCGTATAA
- the dpaB gene encoding dipicolinate synthase subunit B, producing MSSLKGKRIGFGLTGSHCTYEAVFPQIEALVNEGAEVRPVVTFNVKSTNTRFGEGAEWVRKIEDLTGYEAIDSIVKAEPLGPKLPLDCMVIAPLTGNSMSKFANAMTDSPVLMAAKATIRNNRPVVLGISTNDALGLNGTNLMRLMSTKNIYFIPFGQDDPFQKPNSMVAKMDLLPQTIEKALMHQQLQPVLVENYQGND from the coding sequence ATGTCGTCATTAAAAGGAAAAAGAATCGGGTTTGGACTCACGGGATCACACTGCACATATGAAGCGGTTTTTCCGCAAATCGAGGCGCTGGTCAACGAAGGGGCGGAAGTCCGGCCGGTTGTCACGTTTAATGTAAAATCCACCAATACCCGATTTGGCGAAGGAGCGGAATGGGTTCGTAAAATAGAAGACCTGACCGGATATGAGGCCATCGATTCGATTGTAAAGGCTGAGCCCCTTGGACCGAAGCTGCCCCTTGACTGCATGGTCATTGCTCCCTTAACCGGAAACTCAATGAGCAAGTTTGCAAATGCCATGACAGACAGTCCGGTGCTGATGGCGGCAAAAGCGACAATCCGGAACAATCGGCCGGTCGTTCTTGGCATCTCGACAAATGATGCTCTCGGTTTAAACGGAACAAACTTAATGAGGCTCATGTCAACAAAAAACATCTATTTTATTCCATTTGGGCAAGATGATCCATTTCAAAAACCGAATTCAATGGTAGCCAAAATGGACCTGCTTCCGCAAACCATTGAAAAGGCGCTTATGCATCAACAGCTTCAGCCGGTCCTGGTTGAGAATTATCAGGGAAATGACTAA
- the dpaA gene encoding dipicolinic acid synthetase subunit A — protein MLTGLKIAVIGGDARQLEIIRKLIEQQADIYLVGFDQLDHGFTGAVKCYIDEIPFQQIDSVILPVSATTGEGVVSTVFSNEEVVLKQEHLDKTPAHCIIFSGISNAYLESIAAQANRKLVKLFERDDIAIYNSIPTVEGTIMLAIQHTDYTIHGSQVAVLGLGRTGMTIARTFAALGANVKVGARSSAHLARITEMGLVPFHTDELKEHVKDIDICINTIPSMILNQKVLSSMTPKTLILDLASRPGGTDFKYAEKQGIKALLAPGLPGIVAPKTAGQILANVLSKLLADIQAEEGK, from the coding sequence ATGTTAACCGGATTGAAAATTGCAGTTATCGGCGGTGACGCAAGACAGCTCGAAATTATAAGAAAGCTCATTGAACAGCAGGCTGATATTTATCTTGTTGGTTTTGACCAATTGGATCACGGTTTTACTGGAGCAGTAAAATGCTATATTGATGAAATTCCTTTTCAGCAAATTGACAGTGTTATTCTCCCAGTATCAGCAACAACAGGAGAAGGTGTCGTATCGACTGTATTTTCGAATGAAGAGGTTGTGTTAAAACAGGAGCATCTCGACAAAACGCCTGCACACTGCATCATTTTTTCAGGAATTTCTAACGCCTATTTAGAAAGCATTGCAGCTCAAGCAAACAGAAAACTTGTTAAGCTGTTTGAGCGGGATGACATTGCGATATACAATTCTATTCCGACAGTAGAAGGAACGATTATGCTGGCTATTCAGCACACGGATTATACGATACACGGATCTCAGGTGGCCGTTCTCGGCCTGGGGCGCACCGGGATGACGATTGCCCGTACATTTGCCGCGCTCGGAGCGAACGTAAAAGTGGGGGCAAGAAGTTCAGCGCATCTGGCGCGTATTACTGAAATGGGACTCGTTCCTTTTCATACCGATGAGCTGAAAGAACATGTGAAAGATATAGATATTTGTATTAATACAATACCGAGTATGATTTTAAATCAAAAGGTGCTTTCTAGCATGACACCAAAAACCTTAATATTGGATCTGGCCTCACGTCCCGGAGGCACGGATTTCAAATATGCCGAAAAACAGGGAATTAAAGCACTTCTTGCCCCTGGTCTTCCAGGAATTGTCGCTCCTAAAACAGCTGGGCAAATCCTCGCGAACGTCTTGAGCAAGCTATTGGCTGACATACAAGCTGAGGAGGGGAAATAA
- a CDS encoding YlmC/YmxH family sporulation protein — MRLSELSGKEIVDIKRAERLGVLGQTDLEINEQDGQITALLIPTVKWFGLRKQGHGIRVPWHHIQKIGSDMIILDVPEEISPRQE; from the coding sequence ATGCGGCTCAGTGAATTATCAGGGAAGGAAATTGTAGACATCAAGAGAGCTGAACGGCTGGGAGTGCTAGGCCAGACAGATTTAGAAATTAATGAACAGGATGGACAGATTACGGCACTTCTCATTCCGACAGTTAAGTGGTTTGGTTTGAGAAAACAAGGCCATGGCATTCGTGTCCCCTGGCATCATATTCAAAAAATCGGCTCCGATATGATTATATTAGACGTACCTGAGGAAATATCTCCTCGGCAAGAGTGA
- a CDS encoding M16 family metallopeptidase produces the protein MIKRYTCQNGVRVVLENNPTVRSVAIGVWIGTGSRHETPEINGISHFLEHMFFKGTSTRSAREIAESFDRIGGQVNAFTSKEYTCYYAKVLDEHANYALDVLADMFFHSTFDENELKKEKNVVYEEIKMYEDAPDDIVHDLLSKATYGNHSLGYPILGTEETLDSFNGDSLRQYMHDYYTPDRVVISVAGNISESFIKDVEKWFGSYEAKGKATGLAMPEFYTEKLTRKKETEQAHLCLGFKGLEVGHESIYDLIVLNNVLGGSMSSRLFQDVREDKGLAYSVYSYHSSYEDSGMLTIYGGTGANQLHQLSETIQETLATLKREGITSKELENSKEQMKGSLMLSLESTNSKMSRNGKNELLLGKHKTLDEIIKELNAVNLERVNGLARQLFTEDYALALISPSGNIPS, from the coding sequence TTGATTAAACGATATACGTGTCAAAATGGTGTAAGAGTTGTGCTGGAAAATAACCCGACAGTCCGTTCTGTTGCGATTGGCGTGTGGATCGGCACAGGTTCGCGGCATGAAACACCGGAGATAAACGGGATTTCTCACTTTTTAGAGCATATGTTCTTTAAAGGGACGAGCACAAGATCTGCACGTGAGATAGCAGAATCTTTTGATCGTATTGGCGGTCAGGTCAATGCGTTTACCTCAAAGGAATATACGTGCTACTATGCAAAAGTGCTTGACGAGCATGCGAATTACGCGCTGGACGTATTAGCAGATATGTTCTTTCATTCAACGTTTGATGAAAACGAGCTGAAAAAAGAAAAAAATGTAGTATATGAAGAGATTAAAATGTACGAAGATGCGCCGGACGATATTGTGCATGATTTACTGAGCAAAGCCACTTACGGCAATCATTCTTTAGGCTATCCGATTCTAGGCACAGAAGAAACGCTTGATTCCTTCAACGGTGATTCTCTCAGACAATACATGCATGATTATTATACACCGGACCGAGTGGTGATTTCGGTAGCGGGCAATATATCTGAAAGCTTTATCAAAGATGTAGAAAAATGGTTCGGATCATACGAAGCGAAAGGCAAAGCGACAGGCCTTGCGATGCCTGAGTTCTACACGGAAAAACTGACGAGAAAAAAAGAAACAGAGCAGGCTCATTTATGCCTTGGTTTTAAAGGCCTAGAGGTTGGCCATGAGAGCATTTATGATTTAATCGTCCTGAATAATGTGCTCGGAGGCAGCATGAGCAGCCGGCTGTTTCAAGATGTCCGCGAAGATAAAGGGCTCGCTTATTCTGTTTACAGCTATCACAGCTCTTATGAGGACAGCGGAATGCTTACCATTTACGGCGGGACCGGTGCAAATCAGCTTCATCAGCTGTCAGAAACCATTCAAGAAACCCTTGCCACATTAAAACGCGAGGGGATTACCTCGAAAGAGCTGGAAAACAGCAAAGAGCAAATGAAAGGAAGCTTGATGCTGAGCTTAGAAAGCACAAACAGCAAAATGAGCCGAAATGGGAAAAATGAACTGCTGCTTGGCAAACATAAAACATTAGATGAAATCATCAAGGAATTAAACGCCGTGAACTTAGAGCGGGTGAACGGTCTTGCCAGACAGTTATTTACTGAAGACTATGCATTGGCGCTCATCAGCCCTTCCGGCAATATACCGTCTTAA